A single window of uncultured Methanospirillum sp. DNA harbors:
- a CDS encoding Fe-only nitrogenase accessory AnfO family protein — translation MIPEIAAMLDQEGCTTTLTGPGEVVVYSKVLSSWEPVRRMSFSLDTSQGLAQLRTKMAELVTFLGDCRIFVARVATGAIFFELEKARCGVWEIHGKPEEFLDQVWREEEDQDSAQEVTSTDIPVPVEISPGKYYLSIKEIQGQRPDVSSKQVLQKFIRAGSYESLEVICDHVPPWIPLESTCCGFTLQSERLGPSEVKLVLTRNPADSCGCS, via the coding sequence ATGATCCCCGAGATTGCAGCAATGCTGGATCAGGAGGGGTGTACAACTACCCTGACAGGACCCGGTGAGGTTGTCGTATACTCAAAAGTGCTATCCTCCTGGGAACCGGTCAGGCGAATGTCTTTTTCCCTCGACACCAGCCAGGGACTGGCCCAGCTCAGAACAAAGATGGCTGAACTGGTAACGTTTCTTGGCGACTGCAGGATATTTGTTGCGAGAGTTGCAACCGGAGCCATCTTCTTTGAGCTGGAGAAGGCCCGGTGCGGAGTCTGGGAGATTCACGGGAAGCCTGAGGAATTTCTCGACCAGGTCTGGAGGGAAGAAGAGGATCAGGATTCTGCACAGGAAGTCACATCAACTGATATTCCGGTGCCTGTCGAGATCTCCCCGGGAAAGTATTACCTTTCAATCAAGGAGATTCAGGGGCAGAGACCTGATGTAAGCAGCAAACAGGTGCTTCAGAAGTTTATCAGGGCTGGATCGTATGAGTCATTAGAAGTGATCTGCGATCATGTACCCCCCTGGATTCCACTGGAGTCGACGTGTTGTGGGTTTACTCTGCAGAGTGAGCGTCTTGGCCCTAGTGAGGTGAAATTAGTATTAACCAGGAACCCCGCTGACAGCTGCGGGTGTAGCTGA
- a CDS encoding 2Fe-2S ferredoxin, translated as MQKPSHHIFICTSSRPTGQQKGFCHTKEGVDVMAKFMEEIEERDLGGDVFITNTGCFGICEKGPIVVVYPDNVWYGSVGPDDVEEIMESHIEGGTVVERLVI; from the coding sequence ATGCAAAAACCATCACACCATATTTTTATCTGCACCAGTTCACGACCAACCGGCCAGCAGAAAGGATTCTGTCATACAAAGGAAGGCGTCGATGTTATGGCAAAGTTCATGGAAGAGATCGAAGAACGCGACCTGGGCGGTGATGTCTTCATCACCAATACCGGATGTTTCGGGATATGTGAGAAAGGTCCGATAGTTGTTGTCTATCCTGACAATGTCTGGTATGGCTCGGTAGGTCCTGATGATGTGGAAGAGATCATGGAGTCACACATCGAGGGCGGTACAGTCGTGGAGCGACTGGTTATCTGA